A single window of Sphingobacterium sp. ML3W DNA harbors:
- a CDS encoding SusC/RagA family TonB-linked outer membrane protein, with the protein MKKLGVLRYSIHILFFILGINALFAQEEPKPIINASLVGKVIDASNKEPISGVTIQLEAVTHSVKTDGEGRFQFVTGQKLPFTLILSFVGYEKKKIVVNASPAVIELRPTTEDLDEVVVVGYGTQKRRDLTGSVASLSESLLKQNVASLDQTLKGGISGVQVTQTSGQPGGGVSIRIRGGASIQGGNEPLYVIDGFPIYNQTESTGVGSGTPVNPLSSINPSDVESIEVLKDAAATAIYGSRGANGVILVTTKKGKAGRVQLNYDGSIGQQQVLKKINVLNAPDFAALRNEALSDANPNLGKFQYLSQQQINQLGAGTNWQEEAFQKGKLNNQQLSLSGGAEQVQYFIGANYFNQEGVIKNTDFNRLGFRSNINANPFKRLNVGTNISINRTTSQVAPSGIVNALLIMPPTATIYDADGSYTLRNPFENIFANPIATLKETTNTSNALRVLGTSFAQYDIIKGLQAKMLFGVDLNNRTDKFYLPSNIYEGSGNNGIAGLGNLDTYSWLNENTLNYTSSFEQHNLNVLVGFTQQEARNEVFNAGAENFVTDDLLYNSLESGSTIVRPNSDTHSWILHSYLARINYNYNNKYYVSASIRRDGSSRFGADNKWGNFPSLAISWRASNERFFKTTFPAISDLKIRASFGTTGNQEIGQYQSLSTLYNLNYLFGNKIVTGFASQRIPNKNLGWETTYQYDGGMDIALLNSRLQFTMDYYYKKTTDLLLNVEIPWTSGYASSLQNFGSVSNKGFEIGVKSKNLIGQFLWSTDLNFSFNRNKVLTIGAESESYITGNYIIKVGEPLGTFYGTVTDGILQKGEEATKGAFTGNAIPKAGDRLYKDIDGDGKFTTANDRTIIGNAQPDFIFGLTNNLSYNGFDLTLLLQGSIGNELLNINRQNLEMFTGQQNASRDALERWTETNPSQTYPRAKLDPAPVFSNQFVEDGSFIRLKSLQFGYTIPKQLLATTGISNLNVYLSAQNLLTWSKYQGFDPEVTSGSNVQIGTDSGIYPASRSLTLGLSLTF; encoded by the coding sequence ATGAAAAAATTAGGAGTACTTCGGTATTCTATACATATTTTGTTCTTTATATTGGGCATAAATGCTCTTTTTGCCCAAGAAGAACCTAAGCCAATTATCAATGCCTCTTTGGTGGGCAAGGTGATTGATGCTTCTAATAAAGAACCCATTTCGGGTGTTACCATTCAGCTAGAGGCTGTTACGCACAGCGTAAAAACAGATGGTGAGGGGCGGTTTCAATTTGTGACAGGTCAAAAGCTTCCTTTTACCCTTATTCTTTCTTTTGTCGGATATGAAAAGAAAAAAATTGTTGTCAATGCTTCTCCCGCTGTCATTGAACTGCGTCCAACAACAGAAGATCTCGACGAGGTCGTGGTTGTTGGCTATGGCACACAGAAACGTCGAGACCTCACTGGATCTGTGGCTTCGTTGTCTGAATCTTTACTTAAACAAAATGTAGCTTCTTTAGATCAAACTTTGAAGGGTGGTATATCGGGCGTTCAGGTTACACAGACATCAGGTCAGCCTGGGGGAGGTGTAAGTATCCGTATCCGAGGCGGGGCATCTATTCAGGGAGGAAATGAACCGCTATATGTCATTGACGGTTTTCCAATATATAATCAAACGGAAAGTACGGGTGTGGGAAGTGGAACGCCCGTCAACCCCTTGTCCAGCATCAATCCTAGTGATGTAGAAAGTATCGAAGTATTGAAAGATGCTGCTGCCACGGCAATCTACGGTTCTCGTGGTGCTAATGGCGTAATTCTAGTTACTACTAAGAAAGGTAAAGCAGGTCGGGTGCAATTGAATTATGATGGAAGCATTGGTCAGCAGCAGGTCTTGAAAAAAATAAATGTCTTGAATGCTCCTGATTTTGCTGCTCTTCGTAATGAAGCGCTCAGTGATGCCAATCCGAATTTAGGAAAATTCCAATACCTTTCACAGCAGCAAATCAATCAATTGGGAGCGGGAACCAATTGGCAGGAAGAGGCTTTTCAAAAGGGAAAGCTAAACAACCAGCAACTTTCCTTATCCGGTGGTGCAGAACAGGTTCAGTATTTTATCGGAGCAAACTATTTTAATCAAGAAGGAGTAATTAAAAACACAGACTTTAACCGCTTAGGTTTTCGATCAAATATCAATGCAAATCCTTTTAAACGGTTAAACGTTGGTACTAATATCTCAATCAACAGAACGACTTCTCAAGTAGCTCCATCAGGAATTGTAAACGCATTGCTCATAATGCCACCCACAGCAACAATATACGATGCTGATGGTTCGTATACCTTGAGGAATCCTTTTGAAAATATTTTCGCAAATCCAATTGCAACTTTAAAAGAAACTACGAATACTTCGAATGCATTACGTGTGTTGGGAACTTCTTTTGCCCAATATGATATTATCAAAGGATTGCAGGCAAAGATGCTGTTCGGTGTTGATCTGAATAATAGAACAGATAAATTTTATCTGCCTTCTAATATTTATGAAGGGTCTGGGAATAATGGAATAGCAGGTTTGGGAAATCTAGATACATACTCATGGCTGAATGAAAATACCCTCAACTATACAAGTTCTTTTGAACAACATAATTTGAATGTATTAGTAGGCTTTACACAGCAGGAAGCAAGAAATGAAGTATTTAATGCTGGGGCTGAAAATTTTGTGACGGATGATCTATTGTACAATAGTTTAGAAAGTGGATCAACGATTGTGCGGCCCAATTCTGACACCCATTCTTGGATACTACATTCCTACCTAGCGCGAATAAATTATAATTATAACAATAAATATTATGTGTCGGCGAGTATACGACGTGATGGAAGTTCCCGATTTGGTGCGGATAATAAATGGGGAAACTTTCCTTCTTTGGCCATTTCTTGGAGAGCAAGTAATGAACGTTTTTTCAAAACCACTTTTCCTGCAATCAGCGATCTGAAGATACGAGCAAGTTTTGGAACTACAGGAAATCAAGAAATCGGTCAATATCAATCACTCTCCACATTATACAACTTGAACTATCTTTTTGGGAATAAAATAGTCACTGGTTTTGCATCACAACGGATTCCGAATAAAAACCTGGGATGGGAAACGACGTACCAATATGACGGTGGGATGGACATTGCGCTACTGAACAGTAGATTACAGTTTACAATGGACTATTATTATAAAAAGACAACAGATTTACTGTTGAATGTCGAGATTCCTTGGACATCTGGCTATGCGTCTTCTTTACAAAATTTTGGTTCGGTCTCCAACAAAGGATTTGAGATAGGTGTTAAAAGCAAGAATCTGATAGGGCAATTTTTATGGAGCACAGATTTGAATTTTTCGTTTAATCGAAATAAGGTCTTAACCATTGGAGCGGAGTCGGAATCCTACATCACTGGGAATTATATCATCAAAGTAGGTGAACCATTGGGAACTTTCTACGGAACGGTGACAGATGGAATCTTGCAAAAAGGAGAGGAAGCGACCAAAGGGGCATTTACAGGCAATGCAATACCAAAAGCGGGGGATCGTCTTTACAAAGATATTGATGGCGATGGCAAATTTACAACGGCCAATGATCGCACTATCATCGGAAATGCACAACCTGATTTTATCTTTGGATTGACAAATAACCTGTCATACAATGGATTTGACCTTACTTTATTACTACAAGGTTCAATAGGTAACGAATTGCTTAATATCAACCGACAAAATCTGGAAATGTTTACGGGTCAACAAAATGCATCGAGAGATGCCTTAGAAAGATGGACAGAAACAAATCCTAGTCAAACTTATCCTAGAGCTAAACTGGATCCGGCACCTGTTTTTTCCAATCAGTTTGTAGAAGATGGTTCCTTCATCAGGTTGAAATCACTTCAGTTTGGTTACACCATTCCAAAGCAGCTATTGGCTACGACAGGTATTTCTAATCTAAATGTATATCTGTCTGCCCAAAATCTATTGACTTGGAGCAAATACCAAGGTTTTGATCCAGAAGTGACTTCAGGTAGTAACGTGCAGATTGGAACAGATTCGGGTATATACCCAGCATCTCGCTCATTGACTTTAGGTTTATCCTTAACATTTTAA
- a CDS encoding LuxR C-terminal-related transcriptional regulator, whose protein sequence is MNNIASILNDQLLKQAFDQEPDAYRQLEQCQCMAQLYAHVENSIAVLSDLKSEKSYLYYGGIASALGLSDQDICSEIDSIWEDAIFNLIHPDDLLQKHMLELQYFHYIKHVPHTKRYDYHVISKIRMRHQSGQYIWISHRMYYVRNSSNGSIWLALCLYNFAHFSEQTESYEGCIVNSVTGQIIQSEKQESGNLLSKREIEILRQIKIGKRSKEIADVFSISINTVNRHRQNILEKLRVNNSIEACRVASSLNLLT, encoded by the coding sequence ATGAACAACATTGCAAGCATCCTTAATGATCAGCTTTTAAAACAGGCATTTGACCAAGAACCAGATGCTTATAGACAGCTTGAGCAATGTCAGTGTATGGCACAGCTCTATGCGCATGTTGAAAATTCAATTGCAGTACTAAGCGATCTAAAGAGTGAAAAAAGCTATCTATATTATGGTGGTATTGCCTCGGCATTAGGGCTATCTGATCAGGATATCTGTTCGGAAATTGATTCCATATGGGAAGATGCTATTTTCAACCTCATCCATCCCGATGATCTATTACAAAAGCACATGTTAGAATTGCAGTATTTTCATTATATAAAGCATGTACCACATACCAAACGATACGATTACCATGTAATCAGTAAGATTAGGATGCGTCATCAATCCGGGCAATACATATGGATATCACACCGCATGTACTACGTCCGTAATTCGTCCAATGGTAGCATCTGGTTAGCTTTATGTTTATATAATTTCGCTCATTTCTCAGAGCAGACCGAATCCTACGAAGGATGTATTGTCAATAGTGTCACAGGCCAGATTATTCAGTCGGAAAAGCAAGAAAGTGGTAATCTATTATCTAAAAGAGAAATAGAGATCCTTCGTCAGATTAAAATTGGTAAGCGAAGTAAAGAAATCGCCGATGTGTTTTCCATTAGCATCAATACTGTCAACCGGCATCGACAGAATATTCTTGAAAAACTACGTGTTAACAATTCCATAGAAGCATGTCGTGTAGCATCCTCCTTAAACCTGCTCACTTAA
- a CDS encoding DUF1349 domain-containing protein translates to MKKLVLVFLAVVCQQWAVAQNLTKMQWFNEPAKWEVKDNALKIFVTPQSDYWRISHYGFTVDDAPFYYGTYGGEFETKVKISADYKARFDQMGLMLRIDKENYIKAGIEFVDGKYNLSTVVTHRTSDWSIISLDSAVPYVWIKAVRRLDAVEIFYSFDDKTYTMMRNAYLQDNTPVMVGLMAACPDGNGFDATFEHFSVKHLADQRRLKWLKDNAD, encoded by the coding sequence ATGAAGAAACTCGTATTGGTCTTTTTGGCCGTAGTGTGCCAACAATGGGCGGTAGCACAAAATCTAACAAAAATGCAATGGTTCAACGAGCCTGCAAAGTGGGAAGTAAAGGATAATGCACTCAAAATATTTGTGACACCACAGAGTGATTATTGGCGCATATCACATTATGGTTTTACCGTTGACGATGCGCCCTTTTATTATGGAACATATGGTGGTGAGTTTGAAACTAAAGTAAAGATATCTGCCGATTATAAAGCACGTTTTGACCAAATGGGGCTCATGCTAAGAATTGATAAGGAGAATTATATTAAAGCCGGAATCGAGTTTGTGGATGGAAAATATAATCTAAGTACGGTAGTAACACATCGTACAAGCGACTGGAGCATCATCAGCTTGGATAGTGCAGTTCCTTATGTATGGATCAAAGCGGTTAGAAGATTAGATGCTGTGGAGATTTTTTATTCTTTTGATGATAAAACATATACGATGATGCGTAATGCTTATCTTCAGGATAATACACCAGTAATGGTTGGTTTAATGGCCGCTTGTCCCGACGGAAATGGCTTTGATGCAACATTTGAACACTTTTCTGTCAAGCATCTTGCAGATCAACGACGTTTGAAATGGTTAAAAGATAACGCTGATTAA
- a CDS encoding arylsulfatase, translated as MKRYYYLMILLFAFSHKAVWAQDKRPNVILILVDDLGFSDIEPYGASEIHTPNLTELAAQGTRFQEFYNNSICAPTRASLLTGQYSHKAGLGYFNVNLGLPAYQGFLNKESPTLAEVLQKAGYSTIMSGKWHVGDDFDQWPAQRGFERSFNFVGGASNFYEINAPEQATVPLYRNNKPFYLPKDRYLTDEITEQAIGFLKEQQQDKKPFFLYLAFNAPHWPLQAPEEETQKYQQTYHIGWDSLRIKRYENAIDRGVFPADQAVTTKDSLTEEWKNLTYSEQQYWKRRQQVFAGMIDRVDQSIGKIRQTLTDLHVADNTIIIFLSDNGAQGGDRARIYTSRNSGPVGSAGSYDMQNSNWSQTGNSPLRSYKDNPYEGGIGAPFIVWYPKEVKANVTKKGTGHIIDIAPTLYDYAQAKYPNKNYDVETHKLPGISLRKLLNTDQTQVDRTEALCWERAGNRAVRYGKWKLVTTYRSGRPELYNIDVDRAENHNLASQYPEVVQQLEELYRAWAKENNVVNYDRIKAQSLFR; from the coding sequence ATGAAAAGATACTATTATTTAATGATACTCTTATTCGCCTTCAGTCATAAAGCTGTTTGGGCACAGGATAAAAGACCGAACGTGATATTAATCCTGGTGGACGATCTGGGTTTTTCAGATATTGAACCCTATGGTGCTTCAGAAATACATACTCCCAATCTAACAGAATTGGCTGCCCAAGGAACACGTTTTCAGGAATTTTATAACAACTCCATTTGTGCGCCTACAAGGGCATCATTGCTTACGGGGCAGTATTCGCATAAGGCTGGACTTGGCTATTTCAATGTAAACTTGGGACTCCCTGCTTATCAGGGTTTTTTGAATAAAGAGTCGCCAACTTTGGCGGAGGTACTTCAAAAAGCTGGGTATTCTACTATCATGTCGGGTAAATGGCATGTTGGCGACGATTTTGACCAGTGGCCTGCTCAACGCGGTTTTGAACGTTCGTTCAATTTTGTGGGTGGCGCCTCTAATTTTTATGAGATTAATGCTCCTGAGCAAGCGACGGTGCCCCTATATCGAAATAATAAACCCTTTTATCTACCCAAAGATCGTTATTTGACAGATGAAATTACGGAACAAGCAATTGGATTTTTGAAAGAACAACAACAGGATAAAAAGCCATTCTTTTTATATTTGGCTTTTAATGCGCCACACTGGCCACTACAAGCGCCAGAAGAAGAAACTCAAAAATACCAACAGACATACCATATTGGGTGGGATAGTTTACGTATCAAACGTTATGAAAATGCAATCGATCGTGGTGTTTTTCCTGCTGACCAAGCGGTTACAACAAAAGATTCATTGACGGAGGAATGGAAAAATCTGACCTATAGCGAACAGCAATATTGGAAACGTCGACAGCAGGTATTTGCTGGGATGATTGATCGCGTGGATCAAAGCATTGGCAAGATTCGTCAAACATTAACAGATCTGCATGTCGCCGATAATACCATTATCATATTCTTATCAGACAATGGAGCGCAGGGTGGTGACCGAGCTCGAATCTATACCAGTCGAAATTCTGGACCTGTGGGGTCTGCAGGTTCATACGATATGCAGAATAGCAATTGGTCACAGACCGGAAATTCGCCATTACGCAGCTATAAGGATAATCCTTATGAGGGTGGTATTGGTGCTCCGTTTATTGTCTGGTATCCAAAGGAAGTGAAAGCTAATGTAACTAAGAAGGGGACAGGGCATATAATTGATATTGCTCCCACTTTGTATGATTACGCGCAGGCGAAATATCCAAACAAGAACTATGATGTTGAGACGCATAAACTCCCAGGAATAAGTCTCCGAAAGTTATTGAATACGGATCAAACCCAAGTCGATCGTACGGAAGCATTATGTTGGGAACGTGCCGGTAATCGTGCTGTACGTTATGGAAAATGGAAGTTGGTAACGACTTACAGGAGTGGAAGACCTGAACTGTACAACATCGATGTGGATAGAGCGGAAAATCATAATCTAGCTTCTCAGTATCCTGAAGTAGTACAGCAGCTAGAAGAACTATATCGAGCGTGGGCTAAGGAAAACAATGTTGTCAACTATGATCGTATCAAAGCTCAATCTTTATTTCGCTAA
- a CDS encoding RagB/SusD family nutrient uptake outer membrane protein: MKITHILLAGTILIGSVSCSKLDEKPESLLVSEQFYLNENQAVSAVNGSYRKLYESGQSIYNSLFQIAVEMATDDYEAGPRARNAHVRAISNLTHDASNDRMEQLWKQSYDAINASNQNIEYIAQIDTEKINEFIRQRLINEAKFLRALHYFNLVRWFGPVPLVLQPATSLSGDELYVAKATEKEVYLQIIADLKDAENLPQYKSYGDNDKGRASSGAAKSILAKVYLTQQDWSNAKLKAQEVIDKEGYGLFPEFTDVFNIDMKNGIEHIFSAQFKGNSGYQGNSLASRSAPTDIPGINGDYADAWHAEGGLYNSFSSQDKRLSTTFTIGMTSPIDGKYYALAKPQFHKYYDESVVGNQSQSSKNLPIIRYAEVLLILAEAENELNGPSSLAQAAINKVRVRADIDPVGADLIKDTFREAVFEERRKELTFEYQRWFDLVRRGATYYVTKLKAAGKINAAPRHLHFPTPQRELNLNPNLKQHPDWINN; encoded by the coding sequence GTGAAAATTACACATATACTACTTGCTGGTACGATCCTAATTGGATCGGTATCATGCTCAAAGCTTGACGAAAAACCTGAAAGCTTGCTGGTGTCCGAACAATTTTATCTTAATGAAAATCAAGCTGTATCTGCAGTTAATGGTAGTTACAGAAAATTGTATGAAAGTGGGCAGTCGATTTATAATAGCCTTTTTCAAATTGCGGTAGAGATGGCTACGGATGACTATGAAGCTGGACCACGTGCGCGGAATGCGCACGTTCGTGCTATCAGTAATCTGACTCATGATGCCTCCAACGACCGGATGGAGCAACTTTGGAAACAAAGTTACGATGCAATCAATGCTTCAAATCAAAATATCGAATACATCGCGCAGATAGATACTGAAAAAATAAATGAATTTATTCGTCAACGCTTGATCAATGAAGCTAAATTTTTGAGGGCGTTGCATTATTTCAATCTTGTTCGCTGGTTTGGTCCCGTTCCGCTGGTTCTTCAACCAGCAACATCATTATCAGGGGATGAGCTATATGTTGCAAAGGCAACTGAAAAGGAAGTTTACCTTCAAATTATAGCGGACCTAAAGGATGCTGAAAATTTGCCTCAATATAAATCATATGGTGATAATGATAAAGGGAGAGCTTCTTCTGGTGCAGCTAAAAGCATATTGGCAAAGGTATATTTGACGCAACAAGATTGGTCTAATGCGAAATTAAAAGCGCAAGAAGTCATCGATAAAGAAGGATATGGTTTGTTTCCCGAATTTACTGACGTATTTAACATCGATATGAAAAACGGTATCGAACATATTTTTTCGGCTCAGTTCAAAGGTAATAGTGGTTATCAGGGGAATTCATTAGCAAGCCGATCGGCACCGACGGATATTCCTGGTATCAATGGTGATTATGCTGATGCATGGCATGCTGAGGGTGGATTATACAATAGTTTTTCTTCCCAAGATAAGCGATTGAGTACCACCTTTACGATTGGTATGACCTCTCCGATAGATGGAAAGTATTATGCATTGGCAAAGCCTCAGTTTCATAAATATTATGACGAAAGTGTCGTAGGGAACCAAAGTCAATCATCTAAAAACTTGCCTATCATCCGTTATGCAGAAGTGTTGCTAATCCTGGCGGAAGCAGAGAATGAGCTCAATGGCCCCTCGTCTTTGGCCCAGGCAGCGATCAATAAGGTAAGAGTACGAGCCGACATTGACCCTGTCGGAGCAGATTTAATCAAAGATACATTTAGGGAAGCTGTTTTTGAGGAGAGACGTAAGGAATTAACCTTTGAATATCAACGTTGGTTTGACCTAGTACGTCGGGGAGCAACATATTATGTTACTAAATTAAAAGCTGCCGGTAAAATCAATGCGGCTCCGAGACACCTCCATTTTCCAACTCCACAACGTGAACTGAATTTAAATCCCAATCTCAAACAACATCCTGATTGGATCAATAATTAG